Proteins from a genomic interval of Rhizoctonia solani chromosome 12, complete sequence:
- a CDS encoding 50S ribosome-binding GTPase, which translates to MAAECPSSHSISTQFPPTVTMISGPVCTSGVVPAPVGPSMMDMDATETRPKSTSLRVAIFGSTGAGKTTFVNIASGSKLRVGHDLMSCTRDVSLADTYQYKGHEIQLIDTPGFDDTNLPDSEVLRRIADFLAESYEKEGPLSGAIFFHSIESIRVGGAAAKTWRIFLQLCGEEAYKNALFVTNRWTDPPSGEHVRREAQLKDSQLFGEAIGKGIKVGRYSAGGTQDEARTLIASLFNARRLPFAIQREMVDEKLQLGQTAAGKVVADNLAELKAENERELAALREELEGSNVEDAAEIRLEEENLRRQIVAREAEWNQLVKHKEHNPASHRILSALSGKRRGDINSPRVTEAGARGGKGSDTGPPVTARVQNLGSHSQMVVVEVIVRNGTSVGNATQKPR; encoded by the exons AAGCATGATGGATATGGATGCCACAGAGACCAGACCAAAGTCCACCTCCCTTCGCGTAGC TATCTTTGGGTCCACCGGAGCTGGAAAGACCACT TTTGTCAACATTGCTTCAGGATCTAAGCTTCGCGTGGGACATGACCTGATGTCATGTACTCGGGATGTATCGCTCGCTGACACGTACCAATACAAAGGTCATGAAATTCAGCTGATCGATACTCCAGGATTCGATGACACCAACCTCCCTGACTCGGAGGTATTGAGGCGTATTGCTGACTTTCTGGCAGAAAG TTACGAGAAAGAGGGGCCTCTATCTGGGGCCATATTTTTCCATAGCATTGAGAGTATTAGAGTGGGAGGAGCCGCGGCAAAGACCTGGCGGATCTTTCTTCAACTATGCGGGGAAGAGGCCTACAAAAACGCGCTATTTGTTACCAATCGCTGGACTGACCCCCCCTCAGGGGAGCATGTAAGGCGCGAGGCGCAGCTAAAGGATAGTCAATTGTTCGGAGAGGCCATCGGAAAAGGCATCAAAGTAGGGCGATATAGTGCTGGCGGGACCCAAGACGAGGCTCGTACCCTGATTGCGAGTTTATTTAATGCAAGACGGCTCCCATTCGCAATTCAGCGCGAGATGGTGGACGAGAAACTGCAACTCGGCCAAACGGCTGCCGGAAAGGTGGTAGCAGATAACCTGGCGGAACTGAAAGCGGAAAACGAACGGGAGCTAGCAGCTCTGAGAGAGGAATTGGAAGGATCGAACGTAGAAGACGCGGCGGAAATCAGGCTTGAGGAGGAAAATCTGAGGCGGCAGATCGTGGCACGGGAGGCTGAGTGGAACCAGCTAGTTAAACATAAGGAACACAACCCGGCATCACATCGTATCTTATCTGCACTGTCGGGTAAAAGGAGGGGGGATATAAATAGCCCTAGAGTAACTGAAGCAGGCGCGCGAGGAGGCAAGGGTTCGGACACTGGACCGCCTGTGACGGCTCGTGTTCAGAACTTAGGTTCCCATTCCCAAATGGTGGTCGTGGAGGTAATTGTTCGCAACGGAACATCCGTCGGCAATGCAACTCAGAAGCCCCGATGA